The following proteins come from a genomic window of Streptomyces sp. NBC_01716:
- a CDS encoding beta-glucosidase family protein: MTGAPITAADQAREAAVEAALGKLALDDKARLLAGQDNWSLPALPEIGLASLVMSDGPIGVRGVRWTADDPSVALPSPTALAATWDPELARRAGRLLAQEARRKGVHVLLAPTVNLHRSPLGGRHFEAYSEDPYLTGEIGTGYVLGVQDGGVGTTVKHFVANDAETDRFTVDNVVAPRPLRELYLAPFEAIVKNAHPWGIMAAYNRVNGDSMTEHRHLQKEVLRGEWGFDGYIVSDWLAARSTTGAILGGLDVAMPGPKTVYGPALAAAVRAGEVEESLVDDAVRNVLRLAARVGALDNAPAVVPASALPATLDGDALSREVARRSFVLVRNEVRDGHPALPLDPERTRTVALSGAAARDARILGGGSAHVFPPHTVSPLDGLTAALPEGALSYRVGADPSDQLAVAEKGFTLRAVCRAADGRELGTTDLPSGMVQWVGVDLPDGVTYDELHTVEFTGTFTPRESGDHTFGTRGIGPLVLTVEGEKVWAGEEGLGDSTDPFNAFFGERLERAQVTLIEGQTVDVSLHLTVPRLPGAPMDAVAFSLLHLGPRRDPEDLIAEAVDAAREADTAVVVVATTTAVESEGFDRTSLELPGHQNALVAAVAAVNPNTVVVVNTGSPVEMPWREDVAAVLLSWFPGQEGGAALADVLTGSDEPGGRLTTTWPVALADVPVTDTTPDAGQLHYTEGVFIGYRAWERAGATPAYPFGHGLGYTDWEYETLDATTERATVRLRNTGERPGRETVQIYLAPVPGDAPHAPDAPERPARWLAGFASAEAGPGESVEVTVPLRARAFEIWDEAANGWTAVPGAYEIQAGRSLTDGRLTARVHR, translated from the coding sequence GTGACCGGCGCACCCATCACCGCGGCCGACCAGGCACGCGAAGCCGCCGTCGAGGCGGCGCTCGGCAAGCTGGCTCTGGACGACAAGGCGCGGCTGCTCGCAGGGCAGGACAACTGGTCGCTTCCCGCGCTCCCGGAGATCGGGCTGGCCTCCCTCGTCATGTCCGACGGCCCGATCGGTGTCCGGGGCGTGCGCTGGACCGCCGACGACCCGTCGGTCGCCCTCCCGTCGCCCACCGCGCTCGCTGCCACCTGGGATCCCGAACTGGCCCGCAGGGCAGGCCGGTTGCTCGCCCAGGAGGCCCGCCGCAAGGGTGTGCACGTCCTCCTCGCGCCGACCGTCAATCTGCACCGGTCCCCGCTGGGCGGACGCCACTTCGAGGCGTACAGCGAAGACCCGTACCTCACCGGCGAGATCGGCACCGGCTATGTCCTGGGCGTCCAGGACGGCGGCGTCGGCACGACCGTCAAGCACTTCGTCGCCAACGACGCCGAGACCGACCGCTTCACCGTCGACAACGTCGTCGCCCCGCGCCCGCTGCGTGAGCTCTACCTCGCCCCGTTCGAGGCCATCGTCAAGAACGCCCACCCCTGGGGCATCATGGCCGCCTACAACCGGGTCAACGGGGACTCGATGACCGAGCACCGCCATCTCCAGAAGGAAGTCCTGCGTGGCGAGTGGGGATTCGACGGCTATATCGTCTCCGACTGGCTCGCCGCCCGCTCCACCACCGGCGCGATCCTCGGCGGCCTCGACGTCGCGATGCCGGGCCCCAAGACCGTCTACGGCCCCGCGCTCGCCGCCGCCGTCCGGGCCGGCGAGGTCGAGGAGTCCCTCGTCGACGACGCCGTACGCAACGTGCTGAGGCTCGCCGCCCGCGTCGGCGCCCTCGACAACGCGCCCGCCGTCGTCCCCGCGTCCGCACTGCCCGCGACCCTCGACGGCGACGCGCTGTCCCGCGAGGTCGCGCGCCGCTCCTTCGTCCTCGTACGCAACGAGGTACGTGACGGACACCCCGCCCTGCCGCTGGACCCGGAGAGGACCCGCACCGTGGCGCTCAGCGGCGCCGCCGCCCGCGACGCCCGGATCCTCGGCGGCGGCTCGGCCCATGTCTTCCCGCCGCACACCGTCTCGCCGCTCGACGGCCTGACCGCCGCGCTGCCCGAAGGCGCCCTCAGCTACCGCGTCGGCGCCGACCCCAGCGACCAACTCGCCGTCGCCGAGAAGGGATTCACGCTGCGAGCGGTCTGCCGCGCCGCCGACGGACGCGAGCTCGGCACCACCGATCTCCCCTCCGGCATGGTCCAGTGGGTCGGCGTCGACCTGCCCGACGGTGTGACATACGACGAACTGCACACCGTCGAGTTCACCGGCACCTTCACCCCGCGCGAGAGCGGCGACCACACCTTCGGCACCCGCGGCATCGGCCCCCTCGTCCTGACCGTCGAGGGAGAGAAGGTCTGGGCGGGCGAGGAAGGGCTCGGCGACAGCACCGACCCGTTCAACGCGTTCTTCGGCGAACGCCTGGAACGGGCACAAGTCACCCTCATCGAGGGCCAGACCGTCGACGTCTCGCTCCATCTGACCGTGCCCAGGCTGCCCGGCGCCCCGATGGACGCCGTCGCATTCTCGCTGCTCCACCTCGGCCCGCGGCGCGACCCCGAGGACCTGATCGCCGAGGCCGTCGACGCTGCCAGGGAGGCGGACACCGCCGTTGTCGTGGTCGCCACCACCACGGCCGTCGAGTCCGAAGGCTTCGACCGTACGAGCCTGGAACTGCCCGGACATCAGAACGCGCTCGTCGCGGCCGTCGCCGCCGTCAACCCCAACACCGTCGTGGTCGTGAACACCGGCTCACCGGTCGAGATGCCGTGGCGCGAGGACGTGGCCGCCGTACTGCTCAGCTGGTTCCCCGGCCAGGAGGGCGGCGCCGCGCTCGCCGACGTCCTCACCGGCTCCGATGAGCCCGGCGGCCGGCTCACCACCACCTGGCCGGTCGCCCTCGCCGACGTGCCCGTCACGGACACCACTCCGGACGCGGGCCAACTGCACTACACCGAGGGCGTGTTCATCGGTTACCGCGCCTGGGAACGGGCCGGCGCGACCCCCGCGTACCCCTTCGGCCACGGCCTCGGCTACACCGACTGGGAGTACGAGACGCTGGACGCCACCACCGAGCGGGCCACCGTACGGCTGCGCAACACCGGCGAACGACCCGGCCGCGAGACCGTCCAGATCTATCTCGCGCCCGTCCCCGGCGACGCGCCGCACGCACCGGACGCGCCCGAGCGCCCGGCGCGCTGGCTGGCCGGATTCGCCTCGGCCGAGGCGGGCCCCGGCGAGAGCGTCGAGGTGACGGTCCCGCTCAGGGCCCGCGCCTTCGAGATCTGGGACGAGGCGGCGAACGGCTGGACGGCCGTCCCCGGCGCGTACGAGATCCAGGCGGGCCGCTCGCTCACCGACGGCAGGCTGACCGCCAGGGTCCACCGCTGA
- a CDS encoding aldose epimerase family protein — MTERVGAAPDGTPVHRWVLERAGVRVKVLTYGGILQSVEVPDSEGALANVVLGFDDVAGYVDCPSPYFGALIGRYANRIAGGTFTLDGRTYRLPRNNGPNCLHGGERGFDKRVWDAEPAADGHGVRLSLVSSDGEEGFPGRLELAATYALAADGALRIDYRAVTDAPTVVNLTNHSYWNLSGAGSGGAGGHVLRIAAGHITPLDGDSVPTGPPAPVAGTRFDFREPRKVGSGYDDNFVLDQGSSGTPVAAELYDPASGRVLTVTTTEPGMQLYTGDHFDAGPFRPGEGIALETQHFPDSPNRPDFPSTVLRPGEVFTSATTYGFSAGRAVGPSGT; from the coding sequence ATGACCGAGCGCGTCGGTGCGGCACCCGACGGGACGCCGGTCCACCGCTGGGTCCTGGAGCGGGCCGGTGTACGGGTGAAGGTGCTCACCTACGGCGGGATCCTCCAGTCCGTCGAGGTGCCGGACAGCGAGGGCGCCCTCGCGAACGTGGTGCTCGGGTTCGATGATGTCGCGGGCTACGTCGACTGCCCTTCGCCGTACTTCGGCGCGCTCATCGGCCGGTACGCGAACCGCATCGCGGGCGGGACGTTCACGCTGGACGGGCGGACGTACCGGCTGCCGCGCAACAACGGCCCCAACTGTCTGCACGGCGGTGAGCGCGGCTTCGACAAGCGCGTGTGGGACGCGGAGCCGGCGGCGGACGGGCACGGCGTACGGCTGTCGCTGGTGAGCTCGGACGGCGAGGAGGGCTTCCCCGGCCGGCTGGAGCTCGCAGCGACGTACGCGCTGGCCGCGGACGGTGCGCTGCGGATCGACTACCGGGCGGTGACGGACGCGCCGACGGTGGTCAATCTTACGAATCACTCCTACTGGAATCTGAGCGGCGCGGGCAGTGGCGGCGCCGGTGGTCATGTGCTGCGGATCGCGGCCGGCCATATCACGCCGCTGGACGGCGACTCGGTGCCGACGGGTCCGCCCGCGCCGGTCGCCGGGACCCGTTTCGACTTCCGTGAGCCGCGCAAGGTGGGGTCGGGGTACGACGACAACTTCGTGCTGGATCAGGGGAGTTCGGGGACCCCGGTCGCGGCGGAGCTGTACGACCCCGCGTCGGGGCGGGTGTTGACGGTGACGACGACCGAACCGGGCATGCAGCTGTACACCGGTGACCACTTCGACGCGGGGCCTTTCCGGCCCGGCGAGGGCATCGCGCTGGAGACCCAGCACTTCCCCGACTCGCCGAACCGGCCCGACTTCCCCAGCACGGTGCTGCGGCCGGGCGAGGTGTTCACCTCGGCGACGACGTACGGGTTCTCGGCCGGACGGGCCGTGGGCCCGTCCGGCACCTGA
- a CDS encoding SGNH/GDSL hydrolase family protein has protein sequence MQESPQGRAGRRLGGHGPRPRRRKPYASAAASCAGLLVGVVALSGCTSSDGADPDWTKAKTSQPPPKPVWDRSPTSIAAVGDSITRGFDACGVLSDCPEVSWSTGSDDQVRSLALRLLGKQAVAENSWNYARTGATVGDLAQQMAKAAVHRPELVTVMMGANDACKDEAALMTPVDEFRASFEESMRRLRAKAPKTQVYVASVPDLKRLWSEGRENPLGRQIWKLGICSSMLGDSQDMDAAAQKRRSTVQARVVAYNKVLRDVCAKDLRCRYDGGAVFDYRFAGDQLSAWDWFHPSKNGQGKLADIAYRNVVAADPPA, from the coding sequence ATGCAGGAGAGCCCTCAGGGCCGTGCCGGGCGACGCCTGGGCGGCCACGGCCCCCGCCCCCGTCGCCGGAAACCGTACGCGAGCGCCGCCGCCTCCTGTGCCGGGCTGCTGGTCGGTGTCGTCGCGCTTTCGGGGTGCACGTCCTCGGACGGCGCCGATCCGGACTGGACGAAGGCGAAGACAAGCCAACCCCCGCCGAAGCCGGTCTGGGACCGCAGTCCGACCTCGATCGCGGCCGTCGGCGACTCCATCACCCGCGGCTTCGACGCCTGCGGCGTGCTGAGCGACTGCCCCGAGGTGTCCTGGTCGACCGGCTCGGACGACCAGGTGCGCAGCCTCGCGCTGCGGCTGCTCGGCAAGCAGGCCGTCGCGGAGAACAGCTGGAACTACGCGCGCACGGGCGCCACCGTCGGCGATCTGGCCCAGCAGATGGCGAAGGCGGCCGTGCACCGGCCGGAGCTGGTCACGGTCATGATGGGCGCCAACGACGCGTGCAAGGACGAGGCGGCGCTGATGACGCCGGTGGACGAGTTCCGCGCGTCGTTCGAGGAGTCGATGCGCCGGCTGCGCGCGAAGGCTCCCAAGACGCAGGTGTACGTGGCGAGCGTGCCCGACCTCAAGCGGCTCTGGTCCGAGGGCCGGGAGAATCCGCTGGGCCGGCAGATCTGGAAGCTGGGGATCTGCTCGTCGATGCTGGGCGACTCGCAGGACATGGACGCCGCGGCGCAGAAGCGGCGGTCGACGGTGCAGGCGCGGGTTGTGGCGTACAACAAGGTGCTCAGGGACGTGTGCGCGAAGGATCTGCGCTGCCGTTACGACGGCGGGGCGGTCTTCGACTACCGGTTCGCGGGTGACCAGTTGAGCGCGTGGGACTGGTTCCATCCGAGCAAGAACGGGCAGGGCAAGCTGGCGGACATCGCCTACCGCAACGTCGTCGCGGCCGACCCCCCGGCGTAG